One Salmo trutta chromosome 12, fSalTru1.1, whole genome shotgun sequence genomic region harbors:
- the LOC115202620 gene encoding neuronal PAS domain-containing protein 4A-like produces the protein MYRSTKGASKARRDQINAEIRNIKELLPIPDSDKARLSYLHIMSLACMYTRKSVFFSQAALQEETTDVMLFQELSGLMHELSGFMILLTSDGKLLYLSDNVADHLGHCMVDLVAQSDSVYDIIDPMDHFVIRSNLVPPFSPPTDKLFRCRFNTTKFIRRQGAGNKLMLVRARCLTPPCPVSAYWTSNPVWVCFCTPLKTKTPYLTIAKSAPLTPPPEQSFLLACFHSQHHRDMRLWDAQDSVSVYLGYDVEFLRSRSWYSLVHPRDLSHASTQHCLLLSEGEGRQVDMVVQVEAADHSWVWLYMVLQLNIDENPISCHNYIISESEACSIRQQSSCEEPMQPVGYGPRSSLSSLDEENFPQTHGGQHQWEPKTSLLSVGPTTVYPPASLTDTKSDVLTQRIPSHLTIMSEALPSSLIKPLAPLTMPHPQQMGECACTPPYTPHLATGSFPFVENLQLSFDPFNAAVSCPVAHEVINSAHSAPAFSQVLSSEHPQVLFPAEPHGKLPPTTNSFGGDECSIMGLPQISGPLYVDVPHRPFHGPLNELLLTPEASPTHPPCSFFSTEKEQEREREDISLLAKYISSLAEGFYCDPLLPRVTPPTFSSSPSLQATSQNPSPLCGAECPPWRGLDPPLSREDISLYEESIALESLIEELSTFPLSPSSCSSPPSSSFKSFPPCWPLIPVSRCNPSLFKGESSIGVNHFCSVQSTQCNYMAVGGAMMAVGAGIKRDMEESSESEMDTDVSVEPLLSLPSSAIALTAFQECAPAFVHPAPTIGLAHAQSLLEELDTMESVFEADASFNPSRGDNLSCINSHSTVHSQSFHQGAGHFCHVNILIREQAI, from the exons ATGTATCGGTCCACAAAAGGAGCCTCAAAGGCTCGGAGGGATCAAATCAACGCAGAGATTCGGAACATCAAGGAACTGTTGCCCATTCCCGATTCGGACAAAGCTCGACTCTCCTACCTACACATCATGTCACTTGCCTGCATGTACACCCGAAAGTCTGTATTCTTCTCTCAAG CCGCTCTTCAAGAGGAGACCACGGACGTAATGTTGTTTCAGGAGCTGTCAGGGCTGATGCACGAACTGTCCGGTTTCATGATACTCCTAACGAGCGATGGAAAACTTCTGTATCTATCAGACAACGTCGCAGACCACCTCGGGCATTGCATG GTGGACCTGGTTGCCCAGAGTGATAGTGTGTATGATATCATTGATCCTATGGACCACTTTGTCATAAGGAGCAACCTTG TTCCTCCTTTTTCTCCTCCTACAGACAAGTTATTTCGATGTCGTTTCAATACTACAAAGTTCATCCGGCGACAGGGTGCGGGGAACAAGTTGATGCTGGTCAGAGCTCGTTGCCTCACCCCACCATGCCCTGTCTCTGCATACTGGACCTCCAACCCAGTATGGGTGTGTTTCTGTACCCCTCTGAAGACAAAAACGCCTTACCTTACAATTGCCAAGAGTGCCCCCCTCACCCCACCCCCTGAACAGTCCTTCCTACTGGCTTGTTTCCACTCTCAACACCACAGGGACATGAGGCTTTGGGATGCCCAGGACAG TGTGAGTGTGTACCTGGGCTACGATGTGGAGTTTCTACGCTCTCGCTCCTGGTACAGCCTGGTCCATCCCAGGGATCTCTCCCATGCCTCTACACAGCACTGTCTCCTAT TGAGtgaaggagaggggaggcaggtggACATGGTGGTGCAGGTGGAGGCAGCAGACCACTCATGGGTCTGGCTCTATATGGTCCTCCAGCTGAACATCGACGAAAACCCCATCAGCTGCCACAACTACATCATCAG tgAGTCAGAGGCGTGTTCAATACGCCAGCAGAGCTCTTGTGAGGAGCCCATGCAGCCAGTTGGTTATGGTCCTCGGTCCAGCCTGTCGTCTCTGGATGAAGAGAACTTCCCCCAGACACATGGAGGACAACACCAGTGGGAACCAAAGACCAGCCTTCTCTCTGTTGGACCAACCACTGTGTACCCTCCTGCCTCACTGACGGACACTAAGTCTGATGTTCTGACTCAACGAATTCCCTCTCACCTAACCATTATGTCAgaagccctcccctcctccctcattaAGCCCCTCGCTCCTCTTACTATGCCCCACCCTCAACAGATGGGGGAGTGTGCATGCACTCCCCCGTATACCCCTCATCTTGCTACTGGAAGTTTTCCTTTTGTGGAGAATCTGCAACTCAGTTTTGATCCTTTCAATGCAGCTGTGTCCTGCCCAGTGGCCCATGAGGTTATTAACTCAGCACATAGTGCACCAGCCTTCTCCCAGGTCCTCTCTTCCGAGCATCCTCAGGTACTCTTCCCGGCAGAGCCCCATGGAAAGCTGCCCCCCACCACCAATAGTTTTGGGGGAGATGAATGCTCCATCATGGGCCTGCCACAGATTAGTGGTCCCTTGTATGTGGATGTTCCCCACAGGCCCTTCCATGGCCCTCTGAATGAGCTCCTCCTAACTCCAGAGGCTTCCCCCACACATCCTCCCTGCTCCTTCTTCTCCACAGAGAAAGAgcaggagcgagagagggaggacatTTCTCTCTTGGCTAAATATATTAGCTCTTTAGCTGAGGGATTCTATTGTGACCCTCTTCTACCCAGAGTAACCCCACCCACCTTCTCATCTTCACCCAGTCTTCAGGCCACATCCCAGAATCCCTCTCCTCTTTGCGGAGCTGAGTGTCCGCCCTGGAGGGGGCTAGACCCGCCCCTTAGCCGAGAGGATATCTCTCTGTATGAGGAGAGTATAGCTCTAGAGAGCCTAATTGAGGAGCTCTCAACTTTCCCTTTGTCCCCCTCTTcatgctcctctcctccctcttcctcctttaAGTCCTTCCCTCCATGCTGGCCACTCATCCCAGTGAGCAGGTGTAACCCCAGCCTCTTCAAGGGGGAATCTTCAATTGGTGTAAACCACTTCTGTAGCGTCCAGTCGACGCAGTGTAACTACATGGCAGTGGGTGGAGCTATGATGGCCGTCGGGGCAGGGATtaagagagacatggaggagtcATCTGAGAGTGAGATGGATACGGACGTGTCAGTGGAGCCTCTATTGTCACTACCATCGTCAGCCATCGCTCTCACAGCCTTTCAGGAGTGTGCCCCTGCCTTTGTCCATCCGGCTCCCACCATCGGTTTGGCCCATGCCCAGTCCCTTCTGGAGGAACTGGATACCATGGAATCTGTGTTTGAGGCAGATGCCTCTTTCAACCCGTCTCGGGGTGACAACCTGAGTTGTATCAACTCCCACTCAACCGTACATTCACAAAGCTTCCACCAAGGTGCGGGACATTTCTGTCATGTTAATATATTGATAAGAGAACAGGCCATTTAA